The DNA sequence TCGGTGGTCGCACGACCGCCGGTACGCGAGCACTCAACATCAACAGGCGTGGTCCGCTCTTCTGGCCCACCACCAGCCGGGTCGTGGAGTTCGAACCCGGCCGCCGGTTCGCCAACCGCATCACCGAGAACACCACCGTCTGGGTCTTCGAGCTCGCCTCCCTCCCGGGAGGCCGAACCCGGCTCACCGAGCGTCGCGAGGTCCCGAGCGGACTGACGTTCATCTCGACGTTCCTCACCGAGAAGCTCTTCGGCGGTCAGCCCTCGTTCACCAAGGAGATGGACAGGGGCGTGTCAACCTCCCTGAAGCGGATCAAGGCCCTCGTCGAGCAGGGCTGACCCGCATGTCCGGGGTGGGCGTCGCCGCAGGGGTCCGGGCCGGGATCTCGACGGTCCTCGCGGGCTGCCTCACGGCGACGCTCACCGGGTGCGCGATCTGGACTGACGGCCCGGACCCCGACACCCCCGACCGCGAGGAGCCCGGCCCCACCCTGGCCGCGGGCCCGCCGCCCGGCGGATGGCAGGACGTGCGCAGTCCGACCGGGCTGGTCTACTCGGTCCCACCCGACTGGGAGGTGGGCGACCCGTTCGGCGCACCCGCGCCGGGCGACACGGACGTCCCGCAGGACCCGGGGTCGGACTGGGGCTCGGGGTACGTCACCACCGCCAACGCGATCGCCGACCGCGGCTATTGCGCCGCGTCAGGGCTGTCGTTCCGCACCCTGTCCGGCATCAGCACGATGCTCCCGGGCGACGCGCGCGAGCAGGCCGAGTCCGCCTCGCGGGCCATGGCGGACTCGATCGACCGTCGCTTCACCAGGAACGGTGCGGACGTCCCCGTGCCCGAGGCCCGCAGCATCGGCGTCTCGGGGGTTCCCGCCTGGTACGTCTCGCTCCGAGGCGCGGTCCGGCCACCCCGCGACTCCTGCACCCCGCCGACCATCCGGTTCGACACGATCGCGGTGTCGACCAGAGGGACGGACGGATCCCCCGCCTCGATCGTGTTCGTCCTGATGTCCGACGAGGACGAGCCGGGGGTCCAGCCGGAGGCGACGATCGATGCCGTGGTGGCGTCCCTGCGCTACGACAACTCGGTCTGAACCAGGCCGACCCGGCGTTACTCGGACGGCTCAGGCCGCCGTGACCTCCTCGGCCATCGGGGCGCCCGGCACCTCACCGAGCCAACTGCGGTCACCCCGCGCCCAGGCCCACCCGGTCGAGGCCGCGGCCTCGACCTCTCCGAGTTCGAGGGTCCGGCCGACGAGCGGGACCCCGGGCCCGTCGGCCACCTGGATGCGCAGGGCGTCCCCGGCGCGCTCGTATCGGAACCACCGGTCCTCGTCGACGTCCAGCTCGAGCCGGTCCCCCTCCACCTCCAGCGCGCGCACCAGCTGCTCCAACAGTTCGTGCGTCACCCACGGCAGGGTCCCGTGCGGCCGACCGCGCACGGCGTGGTCGGTGATGCCGGCGCCGGCGGTGGTGGGCCGGCGGTGGACGTCGATGTCGATCCGCACGCGCGGATCGGCCACCAGCCCGAGTTCCGGAGTGGTCACCAGCAGTTGGTGGGGGGCCGCGTACCGCATCACCGCGTTGACCACCAGGGGCCGGGTGATCACCCCGGGATGGATCACCACGCCGACGCCGTCGATGTGCGGCCGCCGGGTGAGTGCACCGGTCTCACCCACCGCGTCCGCCTCGGGGAAGCGAGTACTGACCTGGTCGCGGAGCTCGAGGAGATCAGCCCGGACGTGGGCGGGGAGATCATCGAGGTGGGCCGCGTCGCGACAGGCCGGGTCAGCTGGGGTGACGACGATCACGTAGGTCACGACGGATACTGTACTTCATTCCTGATTCATCTTCCGTTCATGTTGGTCGCGAGTTGTTCATCTTCGGGCGGTGCGGCCTCCGGCGGGAGCGGGGTCGGACGGCGGAACTAGGCTGGCCCCCATGTCCGCCTCCACTCCGTTCCGGGCCCCACACCCGTCCCTGACCCCACTCGCCGACGCGGTCGTCACGCAGCTCGGTCGCGCCCGCACCGACCTCGCCGAGCTGGTGGCACTGCCGTCGGTTCACGGCTCCGAACCGGAGGCGTGTGCGCGGGCCTGCGAACTGGTCCGCAGGCTGCTCGGCGAGCTGCCGGTGCCCGGCCTCGGTCCGGACGCGGTGGAGGTCGTCGGGACCTCGGACGGCTCGCGGGCGGTGTTCGCCCACCGCCCCGCCGCCCCGGGCCGCCCCACCGTGCTCCTCTACAGCCACTACGACGTACAACCCGCCGGCGATCCCGACGAATGGACCACCCCGCCGTGGGAGCTCACCGAGCGCGACGGCCGCTGGTACGGCCGTGGGGCCGCCGACTGCAAGGGCAACCTGGTCGCCCACCTCACCGCCCTCCGAGCACTCGCCGCCCTGGAGGGCCCGGACCCGCTGGACCCGCTGGACGGCCTCGGGATCAGGATCGTCGTCGAAGGCTCCGAGGAGACCGGCGGAGGGGGCCTGGACGATCTGGTGGCCACGCGACCCGA is a window from the Dietzia sp. JS16-p6b genome containing:
- a CDS encoding SRPBCC family protein; this translates as MSPESAPVGTIENSIEIDAPPARVWEVVSEVRNAPQWSTQAYKVVALGGRTTAGTRALNINRRGPLFWPTTSRVVEFEPGRRFANRITENTTVWVFELASLPGGRTRLTERREVPSGLTFISTFLTEKLFGGQPSFTKEMDRGVSTSLKRIKALVEQG